A genome region from Setaria italica strain Yugu1 chromosome III, Setaria_italica_v2.0, whole genome shotgun sequence includes the following:
- the LOC101783874 gene encoding non-classical arabinogalactan protein 31: MASLKIHGAVAVVAVIFLAAVVPSASTTVDEPATYKPTAPAPPPPSYPSPPPVQPVIVVHGVIYCKSCKLRGYNSGMDASPLPNATASLVCYGEEESKYRVLNQTSTASDKNGYFIVMVYDVDMFDRHTCRLYLRSSPTALCAKPFMPSNPKLGLNLVRDRAATAPRGARSVWHVKTALMYAPSAGGKCPPY, translated from the exons ATGGCATCCTTGAAGATCCATGGTGCTGTGGCAGTGGTAGCGGTGatcttcctcgccgccgtggTCCCTTCTGCATCGACGACGGTCGACGAGCCTGCTACGTATAAGCCCACGGCTCCAGCGCCCCCGCCTCCATCGtacccctcgccgccgccggtccagCCTGTGATCGTCGTCCATGGCGTCATCTACTGCAAGTCCTgcaagctcaggggctacaaCAGCGGCATGGACGCGTCCCCTCTCCCCA ATGCGACGGCGAGCTTGGTGTGCTACGGCGAAGAGGAGAGCAAGTACCGGGTGCTGAACCAGACGAGCACGGCCAGCGACAAAAACGGCTACTTCATCGTGATGGTGTACGACGTGGACATGTTCGACCGGCACACCTGCAGGCTGTACCTGCGCTCGTCGCCGACGGCGCTCTGCGCCAAGCCATTCATGCCGTCCAATCCTAAGCTCGGGCTCAACCTCGTGAGGGACCGCGCGGCCACGGCGCCCAGGGGCGCGCGCAGCGTCTGGCACGTCAAGACCGCGCTCATGTACGCGCCGAGCGCCGGCGGCAAGTGCCCGCCCTACTGA
- the LOC101784284 gene encoding piriformospora indica-insensitive protein 2: MAPPFSSSRALATALCFLLHLSLQAAAVAAAMDPAEREALLRVMEAVSSDRDWREAAAADPCSSPWPGLECKPAPGGGSGAAALMHVARLDFGVPPNPTCKDTATFPLGAFTLPELRALFLVNCFKNPDAITAFTLPPPVNLSASRLQQLSVRSNPSLSGTLPPQLASIRSLQVLTVSQNALIRGEVPQGLGELKNLVHLDLSYNSLTGPIPSRLGELRGLVGLDLSYNSFSGPIPSRLGELTQLQKLDLSSNNLTGGVPGTVTRLKALTFLALSNNGLRGRLPAGLSDLRDLQYLIMENNPIGVPLPSEVGNIARLQELRLANSGLSGSIPETFGLLSSLTTLSLENNNLTGRIPAGLSRLKRMYHLNLSKNGLDGVVPFDGAFLRQLGRNLDLSGNPGLCVADRTVVPDVGVGVCNADAVACKTSAAAGSSVGRVVRGEGTRGRWPAAQLLRPAAVALCCCLLL; the protein is encoded by the coding sequence ATGGCGCCACCCTTTTCCTCCTCCAGGGCCCTCGCCACCGCCCTGTGCTTCCTGCTCCACTTGTCCCTgcaggccgccgccgttgctgcgGCCATGGACCCCGCGGAGCGGGAGGCGCTGCTCCGCGTCATGGAGGCCGTCTCGTCCGACCGCGACTGgcgggaggccgccgccgccgacccctgcAGCTCGCCGTGGCCGGGACTCGAGTGCAAGCctgcgcccggcggcggcagcggtgccgCGGCGCTGATGCACGTCGCCCGGCTCGACTTCGGGGTGCCGCCCAACCCGACGTGCAAGGACACGGCCACGTTCCCGCTCGGCGCGTTCACGCTGCCGGAGCTCCGGGCGCTGTTCCTCGTCAACTGCTTCAAGAACCCGGACGCCATCACCGCCTtcaccctgccgccgccggtcaacCTCTCGGCGTCCCGCCTGCAGCAGCTCAGCGTCCGCTCCAACCCGTCGCTGTCCGGCACGCTGCCGCCGCAGCTGGCCAGCATCAGGTCGCTCCAGGTGCTCACCGTGTCCCAGAATGCGCTCATCCGCGGCGAGGTTCCCCAGGGCCTCGGCGAGCTCAAGAACCTGGTGCACCTCGACCTCAGCTACAACTCGCTCACCGGACCTATCCCGAGTCGGCTCGGCGAGCTGCGAGGTCTGGTCGGCCTCGATCTCAGCTACAACTCCTTCTCTGGGCCCATCCCGAGCCGGCTCGGCGAGCTCACCCAGCTGCAGAAGCTGGACCTGAGCTCGAACAACCTCACCGGCGGCGTCCCGGGCACCGTCACCCGCCTGAAAGCGCTCACCTTCCTGGCGTTAAGCAACAACGGTCTGCgcggccgcctccccgccggcctCTCCGACCTCCGCGACCTGCAGTACCTGATCATGGAGAACAACCCAATCGGCGTCCCGTTGCCGTCCGAGGTCGGCAACATCGCGCGGCTCCAGGAGCTCCGGCTGGCCAACTCCGGGCTCTCGGGCTCGATACCGGAGACCTTCGGGCTCCTGTCCAGCCTGACGACGCTGTCGCTGGAGAACAACAACCTGACCGGGCGGATCCCGGCGGGGCTGAGCCGGCTGAAGCGGATGTACCACCTGAACCTAAGCAAGAACGGGCTGGACGGCGTCGTGCCGTTCGACGGCGCGTTCCTGCGGCAGCTCGGGCGGAACCTCGACCTGAGCGGCAACCCGGGTCTGTGCGTCGCCGACCGGACCGTCGTGCCGGACGTGGGCGTCGGCGTCTGCaacgccgacgccgtcgcctgcaagacctccgccgccgcggggagctcGGTCGGGAGAGTGGTCAGGGGAGAGGGGACGAGGGGTCGCTGGCCTGCTGCGCAGCTGCTCAGGCCCGCCGCTGTAGCGCTCTGCTGCTGCCTTTTGCTCTGA
- the LOC101784678 gene encoding WD repeat-containing protein 55, producing the protein MEVLHEEMPFDLDFHPSSPLVVTSLITGELCLFRYGPESQPERLFSVKAHKESCRAVRFVDSGKAILSGSADCSVLASDVETGKAIARLEGAHENGINRLVCLTETTVATGDDEGCIKVWDTRERSCCNTFHVHEDYISDMSYVADSNQILATSGDGTLSVNNLRRNKVKSQSEFSEDELLSLVVMKNGKKVVCGTPSGALLLYSWGYFKDCSDRFLGHTQSVDTMLKLDEETLISGSSDGVIRLVGILPNRIIQPLAEHSEYPIEALAFSNDKRYLGSLSHDTMLKLWDLQELLNGPQAVNGEEPAESGSDDSDDDNDDDGMDVDMAPTSSKGSRSKKAGKGQSSSRPASDFFADL; encoded by the exons atggAGGTTCTCCACGAGGAGATGCCCTTCGACCTCGACTTCCACCCGTCTTCCCCCCTCGTCGTCACCTCCCTCATCACCGGCGAGCTCTGCCT GTTTCGCTACGGCCCGGAGTCGCAGCCTGAGAG GTTGTTTTCGGTAAAAGCTCACAAGGAGTCATGCAGAGCTGTTCGCTTTGTGGACTCAGGAAAAG CGATTTTGTCAGGGTCTGCTGATTGCTCAGTTCTTGCTTCGGATGTAGAAACAGGCAAGGCCATTGCCCGTTTGGAGGGTGCGCATGA GAATGGCATAAACCGCCTTGTCTGTCTTACTGAAACTACGGTTGCTACAGGTGATGATGAAGGCTGCATTAAG GTATGGGATACCCGGGAACGTTCTTGCTGCAACACTTTTCATGTCCATGAAGATTACATTTCAGATATGAGCTATGTTGCTGACTCAAATCAGATATTGGCAACAAG TGGGGATGGAACTTTGTCTGTGAACAACCTGCGTAGGAATAAA GTAAAGTCACAATCTGAATTTTCAGAAGATGAGTTGCTATCCTTGGTGGTAATGAAG AATGGTAAAAAGGTTGTTTGTGGAACTCCAAGTGGAGCACTGTTATTGTATTCATGGGGTTACTTCAAAGATTGCAG TGACCGCTTCCTGGGGCACACACAGTCTGTGGACACAATGCTGAAG CTGGATGAAGAAACTCTGATTTCTGGTTCATCAGATGGCGTGATCAG ATTAGTGGGCATCTTACCTAATAGGATAATACAGCCACTCGCTGAACATTCAGAATATCCCATTGAGGCCCTTG CTTTCTCAAATGATAAGAGATATCTAGGCAGTCTTTCACATGATACAATGCTTAAG CTGTGGGACTTGCAAGAGCTCTTGAATGGCCCGCAGGCAGTTAATGGTGAGGAACCTGCTGAGTCTGGTAGCGATGATAGCGATGATGACAATGACGATGATGGCATGGATGTTGACATGGCACCAACCTCTTCGAAAG GATCAAGGAGTAAAAAGGCGGGCAAGGGTCAGAGTTCAAGTAGACCAGCATCAGATTTCTTTGCAGATTTATAG
- the LOC101784834 gene encoding uncharacterized protein LOC101784834, which yields MEEFQEAEILWPSSNDHRDNDNGDDIRRTGTTTLPPVRPKPASQELSAPVEISRRKRRCRPWAASEHATFDQETGGGGDGEEDGSTDDAKQRSAKGLTIVVPPHVLLARRRLLGGRTAAYSMCAGKGRTLKGRDLRDVRNLVLKMTGFIEK from the coding sequence ATGGAGGAATTCCAAGAAGCTGAAATCCTATGGCCCAGCTCCAACGACCATCGTGATAATGATAACGGCGACGACATCAGGAGGACAGGCACTACGACCTTGCCTCCAGTTCGTCCCAAGCCGGCCTCACAGGAGCTGTCCGCGCCGGTCGAGATCTCTCGCCGGAAGCGACGGTGCCGCCCCTGGGCGGCGTCGGAGCACGCCACGTTCGATCAAGAaaccggcggcgggggcgacggcGAAGAAGACGGTTCCACCGACGACGCGAAGCAGAGAAGCGCGAAAGGTTTGACGATCGTTGTGCCGCCGCACGTTCTTCTTGCTCGGAGGAGGCTGCTGGGAGGCCGGACGGCGGCGTACTCCATGTGCGCCGGGAAAGGGAGGACGCTCAAAGGGCGGGACCTCCGCGATGTCAGGAACCTCGTGCTCAAGATGACCGGATTCATCGAGAAATGA